Genomic DNA from Streptococcus uberis:
GTTTAGCTACTCGAGAGACATGTGTATCTACTGCAATTCCAGGAATAGCATATACTTCTCCAAGCACAACATTTGCCGTTTTTCTACCAACTCCTGGTAAGGTTTCCAATTCTTTGTGCGTTTTGGGCACTTGACCATTGTAATTGTCCACTAAAATTTGAGCTGTTTTGATAATATTTCGAGCCTTGGTTTTGTAAAGACCAATACTTTTTAGGATTAATTCGACATCAGTAAGATTTGCACTCGCCAAATCCTCTAAATTAGGGTATTTTGCCCATAAAAATGGGGTAACTTTGTTAACAGCTTTATCTGTCGTTTGAGCTGACAAGATGACAGCAATTAATAACTGATAGGGTTTTTCCCATTCCAGTTCTCCTTTTGCTTCTGGGAACATGTCAGTAATAATAGCCATTATTTTTTTAAGCCTTACTTTTCCAATCTTCATTAGTCACTCCAAAGATTCATTGCTGAAAGAAAATCATCTGAAAGGGAAACTTGAGACGTATTAGCTTCTTCACGCGCCCTCTTTCTTTCTTCAACTTGATAAAGATTGGTAATGCCTTCTTTACGCCAATTTCTTAAAATGGCTTGAATGTATTTCCAGTTTGTTTTGCCATTAAAAACAGCTTCCTTTAAGGCTTCACGAATCAGGTCGATATCAGTTTTATCCTCTTTAACAGTCTTTTCCAAGTCTTCCAATTCAAAAGGACTGAGAAAACGTCCAAGTTCTCTTTCAAATTCCGAAACAATCTGTTTGAACTGATTTCCTTGATCCTCATCATGAACTGGTTGCTCCTTAGATTGGGTCACCAACTGATCCAATTTTTCTAAAACTGGACTAGCATCAATAATGGTCTCTATTTCATCTCCCACTTTGATGGTTTTGATATCTAAAAGCTCCTGACTGGTTAGACTGGAAATGGAACGATTGACATCAGCTACTGATTTACCGAGTGCGGTAGCAATCTGACTTGGGGCTAGGTCATCTATTCGTGTTGTATTTTGCAAATAGAAAAACTGCCAAACCAGAAAATCGTCTGTATTTGTAAAAATATCTTTAAAATGAAAAAGTAAGGCACTTGGATAAACCAAATTGCCTGACTTGTAGTTTTCAAAAAAGCTCATAATACCTCTACTCTAAGATTTTACAAGGAAAATCTCTTCTTTTTTAGATGAAAGGCTTAGCCAGGGAAGTTCATTAGAACCTTATAATCAATATCACCAAGAGCTTGGCGACCATTTAAACCATCTAGTTCAATAAGGAAGGCACAACCAGCAACAACACCACCAAGCTTTTCAACCATTTCAATAGTGGCTTTGACCGTTCCTCCAGTTGCTAACAAGTCATCTACAATCAAAACGCGTTGGCCTGGTTTAATGGCATCAGAATGCATTGTTAAGGTGTCTAAACCATATTCTTTCTCATAGTCTGCTGAGACAACTTCACGTGGCAATTTACCTGGTTTACGAACTGGTGCAAAACCAATTCCTAATTCCACTGCAACAGGGCATCCAATGATAAATCCACGCGCTTCAGGTCCGACAATCATGTCAATTTCTTTATCAGCAGCGTATTGACAGATTTCACGAATAGCATAGCTATAAGCTTTACCATCAGCCATTAATGGGGAAATGTCACGGAAGGTAATCCCTTCTTTGGGATAATTTTCAATTGATGCAATGTAATGTGTTAAATTCATAATCTTTCTTGTTTCTTTCTAGCAAAAGTTGCTTAATAAAATACTCTTTATTATATCACGAATAATAGCTTTCGTAAATTCTGAAAAAGCAGGGAAGCTCAATCTCAACTGTCTACTTCATTCTCCTTAGCTTTGCTATTTTCCTTGAGAAATTGATAGATTTCTTGTGGTGTTCCTAAGGCCATTATTTCTTGAATTTTAACCAATTCTTTTAGATTTTGATAGATTTGACTGTTTGCTATTGCTTTTTTGCTTGCCCCTTTATTGACAGTCATAACTCCATCTATAATGGTAACAAATTCCAGTTCTTCAAATATTTGAATCATTTTGATTAGTAATATTTTATCAATTTTCAAATAGTTGCTCAGTTCAGTTAGTTTATAACGGACATCAAATTCTGGAAATTGGTAAATGGTTTTATAAAGTCTGGTAAATTGATCCTTTGTCCCATAACCACTTAGGTAATAGGGCTTATCGATGAGATTTTTGAAATAGATAGCTGTGAATTCGCGATCCTTAAAAGCTTCAAATAGACGGTGCGTCTCCTCTGGTATATAATCCAAAACAGCTTCTTTACTGTCATTACTGTCAAATACGGAATGCAGGTGATTTGGAATGTCATATTTCTTTGCCCTAATATCATATAATTGAATTCCCATCACACGCGCATCAATCAGCATTAATTGCAGACTAGTGCATCCATTCCAGACATTGACAGAAAGGGTAACTGCTAATTCTAGTCCTTGACTTTGTTGGAATTCTTGCAAGAGATGACCTTGGTTAAAGGCCAAAACATCTACCTCTGAGGAACCCTTTCTTATTCTAAATTTCAAGTGTTTATTATCAGCGCCCAGGGTCCTAGCTTGAATGACCTGAAAATCTTTCATCAGAAAAATAGGCTGAGGATGATCCATACCAAACGGTGCCAAAAAATTGAGGTTTTTAATGGTTTCAAGGCTTATCTCTTCTAACTGAAGTTCATGATCAATCTTGAGACTATTTTTAACAGTCCAATCTATTTCATTCTCAGTCACATAATGACAAAGGGCCTCAGATAATAAGGGAATATTTTCAACGGGTAAGGTCATTCCGGCTGCACCTTCATGCCCACCGAAAGCTGTTAATAAGTCCTTACTATGGTTTAAAGCCTTAAAAATATTAATAGCTTCAATACTGCGTGCCGAACCCTTGGCGAAACCATTCTCGATAGCTAAAACTAGGACTGTTTGACTCGTTTCCTCCATGATGCGGCCAGCAACAATCCCCAATACTCCAGGATGCCAACCTTCTTTAGCCAAGACTTGAACAGGTTTCTGAGTGTCCACCATGGCGATAGCTTCCTCAAAAATGGTTTGAACCAGAGCTTTCCGCTCTTCATTCTTACCATTAATCATCCTGGCTATGCCTTGCGCCTCTTCCTCATCAAAACCCGTTAACAGTTCAATAGCTGGATTTGGATCATCCAATCGTCCTAAAGCATTTAGTTGAGGGGCTAATTTAAAACCAACCACTTCTTCATCAAAATGGTCAAAGTCCACTTGTGATAAAGCCATTAACTCTTGAAGGCCCACTCGCTCACTTGATTTCAAAACATGAAGCCCATTTTTGACTAAAATCCGATTTTCATCTGTCAAACTGACCATATCAGCAATGGTGCCAATGGCGACTAAATCCAATAATTCGGTAGGAACACCATCAAGCAAAGCCGTAGCTAATTTAAAAGCAACGCCACAACCCGCTAACTTTTTAAAAGGGTAATCTGCATTTGGATGCTCTGGGTGGATAATAGCAAAAGCTTCTGGTAGTTGATTAGGAAGACTATGGTGATCGGTCACAATCACATCAACCCCATTGGCTTGCGCATAAGAAATAGCCTCATGCCCAGAAACACCATTGTCAACTGTCAGAATCAAGGAAACCTTCTCTTGATTCATAAAATATTTATAAACACTCAGATTAGGACCATAGCCATCAGTGAATCGATTTGGGAGATAGACTAAGACTTCTGCCCCTAACATTTCAAGGGTTTCTTTCATAATAGATGCTGATGTCATACCATCAGCATCATAATCACCATAAATCAAAATCTGTTCATAGTTTTCAATAGCTTGACGAATCCTATTAACGGCTTTTTCCATGTCATTGAGCAGAAAAGGATCATGTAAATCAGCTAAATCCGCTCTTAAGAAATGGTCCATAGCTTCTTGACTACTAATACCTCTCTCAAAAAGAATTTGCGCAGACAGTTCAGTTAGTCCATTTTTTTTGGCAAGCTTAAAGAAGCCATCATCTGGCTTCTCTTGCTCTATTTTCCAATCATATTTGGCTTCTATCATTTATAATTGAATACCTTTCTTGCAAGAAAATCAGAAATATGCGGAAAGAGGGTGTAGCATTTGTGGGTCACAGCAAGCGTCAATGGGAGATTGATTTCCCGCTTATTTTTTCCAAAAGAAGCAACAATTTTTTTAGCAACTTGTTGGGGTGATAAGGTGAACTTTTCAACACTTTTCAGGTAGTTACCACTTGGATCCGCTTGATCAAAAAATTGGGTGGCAATAGGTCCAGGATTAACAGTTGTGACAAAGACATGGTGGTCGGCAAGTTCTAAACGTAAAGCATTTGAAAATCCAATCATGGCAAACTTAGTTGCCGAATAGATACTGGATTTGGTAGATGCTATTAATCCAGCCATTGAAACAATATTGATAATATGTCCCTGTTTTCGCCTTTCCATATCCTTGGCCACTAATCTAGCAAAATCAATGGAAGCCAAGGTATTAACCTTAAACATGTCTTCGATTTCAGATCTAGTAAATTCCTGATAAGTCTTAAAAGCCCCAAAGCCGGCATTGTTTATGAGAATATCAATGAACCCATAACGGTTTTGAATGTCCGCTAAGGTCTGTTGAATGGCTTGACCATCTGTGATATCCAAACCAATACATACTTTATGGGGATGATTGACATACATTTCTTCCAGTTTATCTTGATCACGACCAAGTAATATTAAGAAATCTTCTTGGGGCAGTTGATTAATGATAGCTTGCGCTAATCCTCCTGATGCCCCAGTTATTAATATTGTGCGTTGTGACATTATATTGTTACTTCCTCTAGATCTTTGACAATTTTAACATTTTCAAACAGGCTAGCCGCATCTTTTTCCATTTGACGACAATCACGACTCAAAAATCGTGCTGACACATGATTTAAGAGTAGACGTTTTACATTGGCATCTTTTGCAATTTGTGCTGCTTGCATATTTGTAGAATGACCATGATTTCTAGCAATTCGGTCATCACCTTTCCCATAGGTGGATTCATGAACTAAAACATCTGCATTTAACGCCAAGCGTTGGCTAGCAGGTGTTTTTCGAGTATCTCCAAGAATGGTAATGACCTTCCCTTTTTTAGGCTCAGAAATATAATCTTTTGCAAGTATCTGGCGACCATCATCTAAAACAATGTCTTGCCCATTCTTAATTTTCCCAAATAGGGGACCGAAAGGAACTCCAGCTTTCTTTAAAGCCTCTGCGTCCAAGGTTCCCTCTAAATCTTTTTGGACGACTCGATAACCCATACAAAAAATGGTATGCGCTAGCTTTTCGGCATAGACAAGAAATTTATCCGTTTCCATGATTTTACCCATATCTTTGTCCGTAAATTCATGAAAATGGATTTTATATGGCAAACGTGTCCCAGAAATGGCTAAACTATTTTGGACAAAGGATTTAATACCCAAGGGGCCAAATATTTCAATATCTGTCTGCTCTTCACTGGCTTGAAAGGCACGACTTGAAAGAAAACCAGGCAAACCAAAGATATGATCCCCATGTAAATGGGTAATAAAAATTTTTTGAATTTTACGAGGTTTGATGCTTGTCTCTAAAATCTGTCTTTGTGTTCCTTCTCCGCAATCAAACATCCAGACTTCGTTAATTTCGTCTAATAGTTTCAAAACAAGGCTAGAGACATTGCGCTGTTTTGCTGGCTGTCCCGCACCTGTTCCTAAAAATTGTAATTCCATTGGTCTTATCTGTTCCTTCTAATTCACTTGATAGATGA
This window encodes:
- the rnz gene encoding ribonuclease Z, with the protein product MELQFLGTGAGQPAKQRNVSSLVLKLLDEINEVWMFDCGEGTQRQILETSIKPRKIQKIFITHLHGDHIFGLPGFLSSRAFQASEEQTDIEIFGPLGIKSFVQNSLAISGTRLPYKIHFHEFTDKDMGKIMETDKFLVYAEKLAHTIFCMGYRVVQKDLEGTLDAEALKKAGVPFGPLFGKIKNGQDIVLDDGRQILAKDYISEPKKGKVITILGDTRKTPASQRLALNADVLVHESTYGKGDDRIARNHGHSTNMQAAQIAKDANVKRLLLNHVSARFLSRDCRQMEKDAASLFENVKIVKDLEEVTI
- the nth gene encoding endonuclease III, producing the protein MKIGKVRLKKIMAIITDMFPEAKGELEWEKPYQLLIAVILSAQTTDKAVNKVTPFLWAKYPNLEDLASANLTDVELILKSIGLYKTKARNIIKTAQILVDNYNGQVPKTHKELETLPGVGRKTANVVLGEVYAIPGIAVDTHVSRVAKRLNISSQDADVKEIEADLMQKIPKKDWVISHHRLIFFGRYHCLAKNPKCEVCPLQSYCLYYKNKEGKLKP
- a CDS encoding DnaD domain-containing protein; this translates as MSFFENYKSGNLVYPSALLFHFKDIFTNTDDFLVWQFFYLQNTTRIDDLAPSQIATALGKSVADVNRSISSLTSQELLDIKTIKVGDEIETIIDASPVLEKLDQLVTQSKEQPVHDEDQGNQFKQIVSEFERELGRFLSPFELEDLEKTVKEDKTDIDLIREALKEAVFNGKTNWKYIQAILRNWRKEGITNLYQVEERKRAREEANTSQVSLSDDFLSAMNLWSD
- a CDS encoding adenine phosphoribosyltransferase; this translates as MNLTHYIASIENYPKEGITFRDISPLMADGKAYSYAIREICQYAADKEIDMIVGPEARGFIIGCPVAVELGIGFAPVRKPGKLPREVVSADYEKEYGLDTLTMHSDAIKPGQRVLIVDDLLATGGTVKATIEMVEKLGGVVAGCAFLIELDGLNGRQALGDIDYKVLMNFPG
- a CDS encoding SDR family NAD(P)-dependent oxidoreductase, whose product is MSQRTILITGASGGLAQAIINQLPQEDFLILLGRDQDKLEEMYVNHPHKVCIGLDITDGQAIQQTLADIQNRYGFIDILINNAGFGAFKTYQEFTRSEIEDMFKVNTLASIDFARLVAKDMERRKQGHIINIVSMAGLIASTKSSIYSATKFAMIGFSNALRLELADHHVFVTTVNPGPIATQFFDQADPSGNYLKSVEKFTLSPQQVAKKIVASFGKNKREINLPLTLAVTHKCYTLFPHISDFLARKVFNYK
- the recJ gene encoding single-stranded-DNA-specific exonuclease RecJ, whose amino-acid sequence is MIEAKYDWKIEQEKPDDGFFKLAKKNGLTELSAQILFERGISSQEAMDHFLRADLADLHDPFLLNDMEKAVNRIRQAIENYEQILIYGDYDADGMTSASIMKETLEMLGAEVLVYLPNRFTDGYGPNLSVYKYFMNQEKVSLILTVDNGVSGHEAISYAQANGVDVIVTDHHSLPNQLPEAFAIIHPEHPNADYPFKKLAGCGVAFKLATALLDGVPTELLDLVAIGTIADMVSLTDENRILVKNGLHVLKSSERVGLQELMALSQVDFDHFDEEVVGFKLAPQLNALGRLDDPNPAIELLTGFDEEEAQGIARMINGKNEERKALVQTIFEEAIAMVDTQKPVQVLAKEGWHPGVLGIVAGRIMEETSQTVLVLAIENGFAKGSARSIEAINIFKALNHSKDLLTAFGGHEGAAGMTLPVENIPLLSEALCHYVTENEIDWTVKNSLKIDHELQLEEISLETIKNLNFLAPFGMDHPQPIFLMKDFQVIQARTLGADNKHLKFRIRKGSSEVDVLAFNQGHLLQEFQQSQGLELAVTLSVNVWNGCTSLQLMLIDARVMGIQLYDIRAKKYDIPNHLHSVFDSNDSKEAVLDYIPEETHRLFEAFKDREFTAIYFKNLIDKPYYLSGYGTKDQFTRLYKTIYQFPEFDVRYKLTELSNYLKIDKILLIKMIQIFEELEFVTIIDGVMTVNKGASKKAIANSQIYQNLKELVKIQEIMALGTPQEIYQFLKENSKAKENEVDS